In one Betta splendens chromosome 14, fBetSpl5.4, whole genome shotgun sequence genomic region, the following are encoded:
- the LOC114869543 gene encoding histone H2A, protein MSGRGKTGGKARAKAKSRSSRAGLQFPVGRVHRLLRKGNYAERVGAGAPVYLAAVLEYLTAEILELAGNAARDNKKTRIIPRHLQLAVRNDEELNKLLGGVTIAQGGVLPNIQAVLLPKKTEKPAKSK, encoded by the coding sequence ATGTCTGGCAGAGGGAAAACAGGAGGCAAAGCCCGCGCAAAGGCGAAGTCTCGCTCGTCCCGTGCCGGACTCCAGTTCCCCGTGGGTCGTGTCCACAGACTACTGCGCAAAGGCAACTATGCGGAGCGCGTCGGTGCCGGGGCTCCGGTGTATCTGGCGGCGGTGCTGGAGTACCTGACGGCTGAAATCCTGGAGCTAGCGGGCAACGCAGCCAGAGACAACAAGAAGACTAGGATCATCCCGCGGCATCTCCAGCTAGCAGTGCGCAACGACGAAGAACTCAACAAGCTCTTAGGAGGTGTGACCATCGCCCAGGGAGGAGTGCTGCCCAACATACAGGCTGTTCTCCTCCCCAAGAAGACGGAGAAGCCGGCCAAAAGCAAGTAA